Genomic DNA from Puntigrus tetrazona isolate hp1 chromosome 6, ASM1883169v1, whole genome shotgun sequence:
CTGACATTCGGTTTCTTAGATTTGTTGAACTAGCTCATGCTAACCGCAAACACTTACCGCGATTACGTTAACAAACGTCGTTTTCCCCGAATACTGCAGCCCGACGAGGGTTAACTCCATTTCTTCCTTCCAGAAGAGAGACTTAAACCAGTCCAAGAGGCGGTTAATGAGGGCCAACATTTTGATGCCGGATTAAACAGGTCTGTTTAGGTTATGGTTGTTTGCAATGTTTTTCACCACTAGAATCGTAACGTAGTGTTTGGGAGGAACTGACCCGCTTGTCATATGACTGTGAAACGTTTGCGAACTCAGAGTGTGTCATGTGAGTTGAAGCTGCGCTACTCTTGCGCAGGCTTGCAGGAACGCTATTTCAGCTATTCGCTTCTTTGGAACTGAAGAAAGCCAGTCtagtgtgttttttaatatcatAAAGTAATTACTGTCCgcattacagtatatatgtagCCACATACTACTGCTGTTAATGAGTTTTTATCGAGTTATGGTAAAGTTTTACCTTTAACTAACGTTGCCAAATAACAATAGGCCTACGTAAGCTATTtgagtattttgtttttggtattatttgttcattgttagttcatattagtcagattaaaaatactttttaataataatagtatgttttaaaaatatatatatagcctataagATTATTAGAAATAAGTTTAATTGTTGGTTTATATAGTCCATTAGGCTAATGATAACAAATGGAAACTTATTGTGAAATGATATTAGCTTTTATTCATTGTTGTGTTGTCCCAGTCCCAGTTAGCATTCCCATTATACAGCTTATAAAAGTGTAGATCATATATTTAGCATGTACAATATTAAACGCATTTACATTTCTTGGCAAGAAAAGCCATTGCAATATAGTGCTACAAAACTCTATATACAACTCTTATATATTGGCCAGTGACAGAATAACAGAATTTAATAATTGCTGAAAAAATtgctgaaacacttttttttacaatattcacaaaaacaaaacaaaaaaaaacaaacaaacaaaaaaacaatagcataTCCATTGATGTAGTACCAGTGagagtatttaaaatatttcactctTTGGAATACATGGTCCGAACCTAACATGCAACAATATGACAAATAGAGTTATGCTTAGCAAAAGTATTCAAATTATGGATTTTGTATGTAGAAACTGTAAACTATAGAAAGTATAACTGACATTGAAAAATCAGTGAGCTTAACAGATGTGAATTAACTATAAAAGTAAAGCAGAAATAATGGAGGACAAACCCCCTCATAGTCTCATAAAAAAACAGACGAAcatcacaaaaaacaaatacgaagcattaaatactaaaaaggCTTGCTGTTGTGTCTGTTAATCTCTGGTAAAATACTTATGaggtattttgtttttaatacattggCATTTAAATCTGTTGTGAAACCTTACATTTGCGAATTACATACTTTGCTTAACTGAATAATGCAAAATGTTGTCTGCTCTTGTAGAAACTTTGAATCTTTAAAGTTTTTACACTTACAAGGTAACAAATGAAGTTGACAGGAAGCATCACTCCTGTTGTACATCTTGCATAAATCCTCTTCAGACTGCAAAATGTGCATCAGAGCAATCATGAACATGGCACCTTCTGCTCATTCGTCCTTATACAAATCTGTTTAGAAACTGAGATAATGACACCTTTGTGCAGTGGTCTTCTCATCACAGAGACACTTTAAGAAAGCTGTGGACCTCAAGAACTTCTGAATGCGCTGTATTGATGTCTCCCTCTTCTTCCTTGGATAATTTGCAAATGCATGTATCTGAGGGCAATGCCATCCTATGTGTGCACAGCGGTTTGCTTGCTGTGGAAAGACATGGGAATTTCGATTTTTGGTAGTAATTTTAagacatatataaataagtagAAATTGTACAGACATGAAAATGTCACTTACTTTTTGTGCGCATCTTGTATgtgcaaattttaaaaacagcatacaTGACAAAAACCAGGCAGGTCAACACAGTGAATATTAAACAGGCCACCATAAAAGAATGAGTAGTCTGACTACTGTTGTTCTGTGTCCATTGGCCTCCTGGGTGAACTGTTGTGAACTTTGCTGTGGAAATGAGAAAAGCATTATAAAGGTTCTTACAGCCATGACAGTGGAATACAGAAATtattagaacattttaaaactgatatttccaAATATTTGTAGAACATGTcagcaataaaaatgtacaaacccAGAGAGCCACATCTTGCATTGTGGGTCTTGTTTCCCGGAAAGATCTCACCACCAGCACATCTAATTTCAGAAAATTGGTTATCATCTAATAAACACTCTCTTTTTCAGAACTTCAATGAAAGGTAGCAAACACAAAGCTTTTTTACTTTGTAATAGATTTACATGTGCTGTCCTCAGCATCATTGTAAGTGTTGTCTGGACATGGCTCACAAAAGTAAGTATAATCAAAGGCACCTGCCAAAACAGCAAGCAGAAAAAAGCAGCTGAAGGATTTCAAATAGTATTTTTACCAAGTCAATGTCTCTTAGACCACATGCTCTCTATACACTTTGACCATAAAAAGTCCCCATGGAAAAAcccaaatattattattataacacatatataataatagtaacaaaaactatttaccATTTCTTTTCAGCTGCTGTCCTGGTTTGCATTTTTCCCTGGGCTtacaattttcacatttatcaTCAGAACATAAGTGATTATCTTTGCAGAAACATTTCTCAATAGCCGAAGTAGCTGTTGAACAATTTACACACTCACTGTCACTTTTATTCTTTGAACATAGTACTTTGGGATAATGACCtgtaaaatacaacaaagaatGACGTTTAAATCAAATTGGAACATTTTCACATCTTACTTCACACAAAACATTGACTTTCTCCAGAGGCTTCCACCAATGATGTCTCATGCTATAACACTGTTTAAATGAAACTTGAGTATTAATGCGGGCCAATAAAGCTGTAACTCACCTTATAGATGAAGAACATGTACAGTACTCAAGTTTAGCCTTCTACATGCATTAACggcaaacagaaaataaatatgatagtGTTCCTCCCAGTCTTGACAATAATATCGTGCTCTTACCTGAAGGGCAGGCTTTACAACATCTATTTTCATGTTCATACTCAGTGGTCCAGTCACAGTTTAGAGCCAGACTCGAAATCCAgctgacacaaacacagagcaaCATAAACCAGAGCTTAGCAGTATCCATTGTATCACAGTGGTAGACTGAGCATTGCTATCTTTTCTTATATGCCTTTTATGACTGCCATGACATCATCCTGTGACGTTTCTTCACACCCACATGAAGAGAGGCGTGAGGCCAAAAACCGATGTGACCAAAGCTGGAGAGCGAAAGCACGCACAGACGTGCAAGCAGGCTGCACTGAACTTTTGCGCTGAGCTCTTATCATAACGTCACTGGACAtgtataagttttttttttttgggaaaaagGGAAGTAAAACATGAAACTGCTTATATGGGGGAGGaagatatatattttccatCTAAGGACAACAATATCTTTGATGTTGTTGGTTGATATGGAAACTATGGCTGAAAGTAAATATTCGggaaatatttgtaaaaatcatACACTGTTTCACAGATCATACGATTGTGGGTCATCGTTAATCCAGAAATCAAAATTTGGACATTTACCCACCCTCATGTTATTTCTGAactttcatcttctttcttttgtaaaagagaaaataaaataaaattgttttactaCACATTTATGTTGGCTCTTTAAGGGCATCTGTGGTTCCACGAGGAACCTTTAACATTCATGGAAACTTTCCATTGCTTTTTATAATATAGACGTTCTACATactaggggaaaaaaaaacattctttctaGGTTGTTGGAACCTTTTTATCTGGACAGGGAAACCCTGacacattttccaaaatatcttctcttctgttccacagaagaaaaacagtCTTTGCGATCATGTGGCATCTTATCACATGAGGCCCCAAAACAGAACAGGTACGTACCAGTCTGATGAAAGAACAACTTCTCCTTTATTGTCAGCTAAAAATACAATTGCAGTCTCTGGCAGATGAAGAGACTTCAGTGGTGTCTCAACATTAGGGATCAGTCTGACCATGACCCACCAGCTGGGCTGTAAAGGGTGAACATGTTTGCAAGTTTGTGTGCATCTGTAATGGCTTTGGCAACTAATTGTCAATTTTTAAGTATATACAGCAATAACAATTTGTTTGGCACGCAAAGACAATGACAGAGATCAGCAGAAGTGAtgggaaaaaagagaagaagagcaGAATCTGTACACGACATGAGCTGGAATCTATCTCTGCAGCGTCACAGCACCACATACACTAACCACTGGTGCACTCAGGCCAACCACTTGCTCTTCTGCATTGGCAACACTGACTTTTCTAGGAATCTAGGAAACCTAAGCAACCATCTTCACCAGTTTTGAGAGacataaattatttgaatactAGCTGATATACAACTTCTCCACCACCTACATACTCTGCTGCGggtaataaaaacattgctgCCACCAGCTTTATCACAGTAATCTAGTGCGTAGAGTGAAAGGAAGGACCACATCATCAGAAAGGATCTCTGAAACCTCCTTTGACAACATCTGTGCCAGTCTGAGAAAATGTTACAATCAGAAAGTCAATGTGAAATAGCATTTACAACCTAAATCCGTCAGTAATGTGACATATTTCAATGCTAAATAAGATATTGGATTCGGTTTTATCATGACGCCATACATACATAAACGCCACACAGGATATTAAATTACaggtatgtgtgtatattttggTAAAAATTTGTATCATTCTTGAAAGagttaaaaacaacactgtCAATACAGAATACAGGGGGATTCTAATTCTAGGTTAGAATAATATCTGGCCTTTATGGTTTCCATAATTTATCATTACTGATTTGCTCCATTACCATTTTATTCTATCACGTCAGTggaattatataattattattttcttttacttctttaatcatttaattattttaacaaagagTATTGCTaagaacatttttgttactgaatgtctaaaaaaaaccctttagaAATCTTTCAGTTCTTGTTTTGGGTACGAGAGAATAAGAATCATGCTTTGATTTTCATGTCAGTTATGACCTTTCAGTTAAAGATAAACACAAACCCACAAATATCAACTCCTCATACTGACAGTGCTAAAtccattcatttttacaaagtCATGAACATTGTTATAGTCTGCATACACATCTGaacttttgtgaattttattgttttaataatcagattcagtgatctatgctaagctacagcaaAAAAGTGCTACAGCTAGAACTGGAAACTGAATTAAATGATGGTAAAACTAAACTGTTTAACTATtgttcctttaacagattttaaaatacagtgtgTGTAAACCAGGTTAAAGTGGGGGGTATTTaaactagatttaaactgacagtgtGTGTTGGCCTCCTCAAAACACTAAGTAGATTGTTCCAGAGTCTGAGCCCTAAAAAGAAGTGAAATAAAGTTAATATGAATtggctttttaattaaatttgatattgagtgaaatattataaatatattacaaacacTAAAATGTGAAATGGTTTTCAGCGTCTTCTATTTGGACCATTTTATAAGTCAAGGGAATATTTGCCAAAAATGTACTCACTTATAGGTTAttcgagatgtagatgagttttttatcctcatcagaacagatttggagaaatttagcataaCGGCACTtgcctctgcagtgaatgggtgccgcgaGAGTGAGAGTtcaagcagctgataaaaacattactataatccacaagtaatccacatgattTTGCCCACCTACTGCTCTGCGAAGTGAAAAGATGTGCAAATGTAAGAAAAAGGACTCACTGAATATCATGTCGTTAGAATCCTTTGAATATTTTGGGGGTTTTGTAACCTTTGAAAGACTTCTGGTCTTTCCTGACATTACTGTTATAAAACCAGCCTCAACTAAATCAGAGATTCAGTATGCAAAAATACGAGACCATAAAATACCTCTTCAGCTCTTCATTCGAACTGTGCATTGTGAAACTCATTAACAAAATCTGAGAACGTCACTTAAAGTGAAAATTAAGTGATATCGGCTTTTGAATTTAATGTCTATTTTGATAAAGgttattgaaagaaaaaaactcgAAACAAAATACAGCTCGTGACGTCACAAAGAAGAGGTGGTCTGTGTGGTGAAACAGACGCCCTGCAAGTGTCACGTGCACAAGCCTCTTGCGCAAAGGATACACCCCCAGAGCTGCTGCCATTTCTGTGCAGCTGACTGAAGTGGTCTACGAAAGATCACATGTTCTGGAGGTTAACGTCACATAAGCGTACATCTGTGACACATTCACacttagtttttcttttttctcgaTTGTGTGTAAGCTATGAAACTTGATGAGTCAATGTACGTCACATTCAGTGCGGTCCAACTGCAACACAGAATTCACGTTACCATTTATGGATGGACTCATGAATTATAAACGCAGTTCATCGCTGAAAAATACAGCTATGCAAGTAGTGCAGATTAAGCACGAAAGTCCTGAAGGTACCGaatttgtaattttgtgttGAGACTGTTAGGTGTACACAAAATCTGCAAGTTTAAgcatacaataatataaaacgtacaataacataaaatttatatattaaaaatcccATTTAATGTGATAAcgtttttataaatactttatGCATTAAAAGCATATAAGtcatagatattttatttaaaatactgtttaaaacaaaactttacgTACAATGTCTATTAGTTATCTCACACTAAATAAGCCAcgttacaaaagaaaaaacattcattcaaattaaaattgcagACCACCGCAGGctctttgattttattttaaaattctgataaaaatcgtaacattttgaaaaacctTTCCAAAAAGACAAAGTCCATTTCATAGAACGGGCCTGTGAGTTCTTCTTTGGAGAACCAAGGTTTAAATTTTACAGCGCACATCAGTGAGGGTTTGCAAAATGCGTAATTTTAGCTCATTTTTAAATGCGGCAAACTGAATGCATCAACCTACTCTGTTACAAGAAGTCAGCACAAAAAAACGTGAGGGGAACTCTGATTTTCTTGCTCTTTGACAAGAAGGCAAAGGATGTGGTTCCTTCTGTTGAACAAAAGATGAAGTAAGGTAATGAACAAGTTGCAAGATTGCATCAAAAATGTTCTGTTGGTCATGCAAGTGTGGCAGAGCAGCATGTTATCTGGGAagaatttagattttagataaataagtaaataaataataataaaaaaaaggcttaaaGCCAAGGTCAGGAAGTAGCGTGAACTCTTGTTCTTGACATCTACAGCCACGTGGCCCTTCAGAGGGTGCTGCTACATCaagtagaaaaaaagaagaaaatatatagaaatcATTTAGCTACTACAAACACACTTCTAAGATGTTTATCTGGAGATTACTTTCTATAAACTACAGAATTACATACGCTTTCTACctttttctttgtgaaatttGTGTATCGAGTTGGTCTACCAGGGATTTTTGTGGTTAACAAACATGACTTCTCATTTCAGATCCTCCACAGAAAGGTTTCAACTGTTCAGGGGTGGTTACACTCTGATGCAAAATGAGAGGTTATTATTTTTCAAGGGTATGAGCAGTGGATGAAACAAATAGACAAACGTGTTTAGAACTAATCTCCACAGCAACAGAAAACCATAAGGATCAGTTTTGATCACCTGGAAGCTTTCTGTTgacgtatggtttgttaggacggggcaatatttggctgagatacaactatttaaatatctggaaactgagggtgcaaaaaaatttgACATATCAGGAAAATcgtttaaatactttaaagtggtccaaataaagttcttagccatgcatgcaaaaattaaggtttgatatatatatatatatatatatatatatatatatatatatatatatatatatatatacatatatatatatatatatatatacatatatatatatatatatggtaggAAATTAACAAATATCTTTACTTTTATGATATTAGgcataaaaagttttaattttgacTTGTATTGTTGGCCATTGccacaaatatatttgtgcaaCTTATGAttgtatgataaaaaaaaaaaaagtaaaataaatatcataaaaactTATCTTCGGTACATCTCATATTTGtcaagtaaaaaagaaaaattcagaCTCACAAGTATTATAAAAGCAGTCATACTCTAGTTTTTCTTTAGCA
This window encodes:
- the tnfrsf18 gene encoding tumor necrosis factor receptor superfamily member 18; translation: MDTAKLWFMLLCVCVSWISSLALNCDWTTEYEHENRCCKACPSGHYPKVLCSKNKSDSECVNCSTATSAIEKCFCKDNHLCSDDKCENCKPREKCKPGQQLKRNGAFDYTYFCEPCPDNTYNDAEDSTCKSITKCAGGEIFPGNKTHNARCGSLAKFTTVHPGGQWTQNNSSQTTHSFMVACLIFTVLTCLVFVMYAVFKICTYKMRTKTSKPLCTHRMALPSDTCICKLSKEEEGDINTAHSEVLEVHSFLKVSL